A region from the Stutzerimonas stutzeri genome encodes:
- a CDS encoding alpha/beta hydrolase family protein — MTKTATPFGFWPSDWSAEKAAAASRDFAEIRAGHDGLFWIEYDPADALCTLWYWRDGQLVCATPAGRSLRSRVYEYGGGAFCVTTQGVAFVDETDQQIHLQSFERGRFDEPVALTACPDCRYGDLQFDSRQSAIIAVEESHAAQPVVHRLVSFSTSDGARSVLGEGADFYSSAVVDAQSRRMAWIQWQRPEQPWTATSLWMAERGDDGAWRPALRLAGAEGGESLQQPRFAPDDSLYCLSDRAGWWQPWREQCGRLVPAFAPDADVDAEADDLAAPYDHAPAPWQLGTVSYLPLADGGLLLTRMIDGYGLLFERNGDGQERQLATGFDRCRQLAADDRYFYCIAGAANRAPAVLAITRRTGEVRIVAGGAEPLPAEQLSRPQPFSFATANGETAHAFFYPPSNADYRSLTGEKPPLVVFLHGGPTSACYPVFDPRIQYWTQRGFAVADLNYRGSSGFGRAYRQRLKNQWGMVDVEDAAALVRALNVSGQIDPARTFIRGSSAGGYTALCALASDSGFRGGASLYGVSDPLALRRVTHKFEADYLDWLIGDPEQHADRYRQRAPLNNAARIKVPVIFFQGGKDAVVLPEQTESMVDALKRQGITVEYRLYPQERHGFRQAANLADALECEYRFYQRLLG; from the coding sequence ATGACCAAGACTGCTACACCCTTCGGCTTCTGGCCAAGCGATTGGAGCGCCGAAAAGGCGGCAGCGGCGAGCCGCGACTTCGCTGAGATCCGCGCAGGCCATGACGGCCTGTTCTGGATCGAATACGACCCGGCGGACGCCCTCTGCACGCTGTGGTACTGGCGGGACGGGCAGCTCGTCTGTGCGACGCCAGCCGGCCGGTCGCTGCGCAGCCGCGTCTACGAATATGGCGGCGGCGCGTTCTGCGTGACGACGCAGGGCGTCGCCTTCGTCGATGAAACGGACCAGCAGATTCATCTGCAATCCTTCGAACGGGGCCGGTTCGACGAACCTGTCGCGCTGACCGCGTGCCCCGACTGCCGTTACGGCGATCTGCAATTCGATTCGCGCCAGTCGGCCATCATCGCGGTAGAAGAAAGCCACGCCGCGCAGCCCGTTGTGCACCGGCTGGTCAGTTTCTCGACGAGCGATGGCGCTCGCAGCGTGCTCGGCGAAGGCGCGGACTTCTACTCCTCCGCGGTCGTCGATGCCCAATCCCGGCGGATGGCCTGGATCCAGTGGCAGCGGCCCGAACAGCCGTGGACGGCGACCAGCCTGTGGATGGCCGAACGTGGCGATGACGGCGCCTGGCGGCCGGCGCTACGCCTGGCCGGAGCGGAGGGCGGCGAATCCCTGCAGCAACCGCGTTTCGCCCCCGATGACTCGCTCTACTGCCTGAGTGACAGGGCGGGCTGGTGGCAACCCTGGCGCGAGCAGTGCGGCCGGCTGGTCCCGGCGTTCGCGCCGGATGCTGACGTCGACGCCGAGGCCGACGACCTGGCGGCTCCTTATGACCACGCCCCTGCGCCTTGGCAGCTCGGAACCGTCAGCTACCTGCCGTTGGCCGACGGCGGCCTGCTGCTGACGCGCATGATCGATGGCTATGGACTGCTGTTCGAGCGCAATGGAGACGGCCAGGAGCGCCAGTTGGCGACCGGATTCGACCGTTGCCGACAGCTTGCCGCAGATGATCGATATTTTTACTGCATTGCCGGCGCCGCCAATCGCGCGCCCGCTGTGCTGGCCATCACACGGCGAACCGGAGAGGTGCGAATCGTCGCGGGCGGCGCTGAGCCGCTGCCGGCCGAGCAGCTGTCGCGACCGCAGCCGTTCAGCTTCGCCACGGCCAATGGCGAGACAGCTCATGCGTTCTTCTATCCGCCGAGCAACGCTGACTACCGAAGCCTGACAGGGGAAAAACCGCCGTTGGTGGTTTTCCTGCATGGGGGACCGACATCCGCCTGCTATCCGGTATTCGATCCACGAATTCAGTACTGGACCCAACGCGGCTTTGCCGTTGCCGATCTCAACTATCGCGGCAGCAGCGGCTTCGGCCGTGCCTATCGGCAACGCCTGAAGAACCAGTGGGGTATGGTCGATGTCGAGGACGCCGCAGCCTTGGTCCGGGCGCTGAACGTGAGCGGGCAGATCGACCCGGCCCGCACCTTCATCCGCGGCTCCAGCGCCGGCGGATATACAGCGCTTTGCGCGTTGGCGTCCGACAGTGGCTTCAGGGGTGGCGCCAGTCTTTACGGAGTCAGCGATCCGCTTGCCCTGCGCCGCGTCACGCACAAGTTCGAGGCGGATTACCTGGATTGGTTGATCGGCGATCCGGAGCAGCACGCTGACCGCTATCGCCAGCGCGCGCCGCTTAACAATGCCGCGCGGATCAAGGTGCCGGTGATCTTCTTTCAGGGCGGCAAGGACGCGGTGGTATTGCCCGAGCAGACCGAATCCATGGTCGATGCCCTGAAGCGGCAAGGGATTACCGTGGAGTATCGTCTCTACCCGCAGGAGCGCCACGGGTTCCGCCAGGCAGCCAACCTGGCCGACGCCCTCGAGTGCGAGTATCGTTTTTACCAGCGGCTACTCGGCTAG
- the pqqE gene encoding pyrroloquinoline quinone biosynthesis protein PqqE, which translates to MNGSGSSFAKPGFEPGPPLWLLAELTYRCPLQCPYCSNPLDFARNQDELTTAQWIEVFRQARELGAAQLGFSGGEPLVRQDLAELIKAARDLGYYTNLITSGIGLTEEKIASFAEAGLDHIQISFQAADEEVNNLLAGSKKAFAQKLAMARAVKAHGYPMVLNFVTHRHNIDNIDRIIQLCLELEADFVELATCQFYGWAELNRAGLLPSKAQLVRAERITNEWRDKLAAENHPCKLIFVTPDYYEERPKGCMNGWGNLFLDITPDGTALPCHSARQLPISFPNVREQSIEQIWKHSMGFNKFRGFDWMPEPCQSCDEKEKDFGGCRCQAFMLTGDAANADPVCSKSAHHGKILAARTEAEQAPRGLEELTFRNEKASKLILKV; encoded by the coding sequence TTGAACGGTTCTGGATCGAGCTTCGCTAAACCGGGTTTCGAGCCTGGCCCACCCTTGTGGCTGCTGGCCGAGCTCACCTATCGCTGTCCGTTGCAATGTCCGTATTGCTCGAACCCGCTGGACTTCGCCCGCAACCAGGACGAACTGACCACCGCGCAGTGGATCGAGGTGTTCCGCCAGGCGCGGGAGCTGGGGGCGGCGCAGCTGGGGTTTTCCGGCGGTGAGCCCCTGGTCCGCCAGGACCTGGCCGAGCTGATCAAGGCGGCGCGCGACCTCGGTTACTACACCAACCTGATCACCTCCGGCATCGGCCTAACCGAGGAGAAGATCGCCTCGTTCGCCGAGGCCGGGCTCGACCATATCCAGATCAGTTTCCAGGCCGCCGACGAGGAAGTGAACAACCTGCTGGCCGGCTCGAAGAAGGCGTTCGCCCAAAAGCTCGCAATGGCGCGGGCGGTCAAGGCGCATGGCTATCCGATGGTGCTGAACTTCGTCACCCACCGGCACAACATCGACAACATCGATCGCATCATCCAGCTCTGCCTGGAGCTGGAGGCTGACTTCGTCGAGCTTGCCACCTGCCAGTTCTACGGCTGGGCCGAGCTCAATCGCGCCGGACTACTGCCGAGCAAGGCGCAGCTGGTGCGGGCCGAGCGGATTACCAACGAGTGGCGTGACAAGCTCGCCGCCGAGAACCACCCGTGCAAACTGATCTTCGTGACGCCCGATTACTACGAAGAACGCCCCAAGGGCTGCATGAACGGCTGGGGCAACCTGTTCCTCGACATCACGCCGGACGGTACCGCGCTGCCTTGCCACAGTGCCCGCCAATTGCCGATCAGCTTTCCGAACGTACGCGAGCAGAGCATCGAACAGATTTGGAAGCACTCGATGGGCTTCAACAAGTTCCGTGGTTTCGACTGGATGCCCGAGCCATGCCAGTCGTGTGACGAGAAAGAAAAGGATTTCGGAGGCTGCCGCTGTCAGGCCTTCATGCTCACCGGCGACGCAGCCAACGCGGATCCGGTGTGCAGCAAGTCGGCTCATCACGGCAAGATTCTCGCGGCACGTACCGAGGCCGAGCAGGCTCCCCGCGGACTGGAAGAACTGACCTTCCGCAACGAGAAGGCTTCGAAACTGATCCTCAAGGTATAA
- the pqqD gene encoding pyrroloquinoline quinone biosynthesis peptide chaperone PqqD, whose product MSDIQLTQIPAFRRGFRYQWEPAQNCHVLLYPEGMIKLNESASAVLGEVDGTRTVGNIVAELQSRFPDAEGIEEDIVAFLEVAVERFWIELR is encoded by the coding sequence ATGAGCGATATCCAACTGACGCAAATCCCAGCCTTTCGCCGCGGCTTTCGTTACCAATGGGAGCCCGCGCAGAACTGTCATGTCCTGCTTTACCCCGAGGGCATGATCAAGCTCAACGAGAGCGCATCGGCCGTACTGGGCGAAGTGGACGGCACCCGCACGGTCGGCAATATCGTCGCCGAGTTGCAGAGCAGGTTTCCCGATGCGGAAGGTATCGAGGAAGACATCGTTGCGTTCCTGGAGGTAGCCGTTGAACGGTTCTGGATCGAGCTTCGCTAA
- the pqqC gene encoding pyrroloquinoline-quinone synthase PqqC: MTQPAMTPAEFEAALRAKGDYYHIHHPFHRAMYEGRSTRAQIQGWVANRFYYQVCIPVKDAAIMANCPDRETRREWIQRIIDHDGRPGEEGGIEAWLRLAESVGLDREQVLSQELVLPGVRFAVDAYVNFARRAVWQEAASSSLTELFAPTIHQSRLDAWPQHYSWIDPSGYDYFRKRLKEARRDVEHGLRITLEHYTTRESQERMLNILQFKLDVLWSMLDAMSMAYELDRPPYHTVTSERVWHKGITV; encoded by the coding sequence ATGACTCAGCCAGCCATGACCCCCGCCGAGTTCGAGGCGGCGCTACGCGCCAAGGGCGACTACTACCATATCCACCACCCGTTCCATCGGGCCATGTACGAAGGTCGCTCGACCCGCGCGCAGATTCAGGGCTGGGTCGCGAACCGCTTCTACTATCAGGTCTGCATCCCGGTAAAGGACGCGGCGATCATGGCCAACTGTCCGGATCGCGAGACGCGGCGTGAATGGATACAGCGCATCATCGACCATGACGGCAGGCCCGGAGAGGAGGGCGGTATCGAGGCCTGGCTGCGCCTGGCTGAATCGGTAGGGCTGGATCGCGAGCAGGTGCTGTCCCAGGAGCTGGTGCTGCCGGGTGTGCGCTTCGCGGTGGATGCCTACGTCAACTTCGCGCGTCGAGCGGTCTGGCAGGAGGCAGCCAGCAGCTCGCTCACCGAGCTGTTCGCGCCGACCATTCACCAGTCCCGACTGGACGCCTGGCCGCAGCATTACAGCTGGATCGATCCGTCTGGCTACGACTATTTCCGCAAGCGGTTGAAAGAAGCGCGCCGCGATGTCGAACACGGCCTGCGCATCACCTTGGAGCACTACACGACCCGCGAAAGCCAGGAGCGCATGCTGAACATTCTTCAGTTCAAACTCGACGTCTTGTGGAGCATGCTCGATGCCATGAGCATGGCCTACGAGCTGGACCGCCCGCCGTATCACACAGTAACGAGCGAGCGCGTCTGGCATAAGGGCATCACCGTCTGA
- the pqqB gene encoding pyrroloquinoline quinone biosynthesis protein PqqB gives MFIQILGSAAGGGFPQWNCNCANCAGLRAGTLRAQARTQSSIAISDNGEDWILCNASPDIRAQLESFPKLQPARAPRDTAIGAIILLDSQIDHTTGLLTLREGCPHEVWCTEMVHQDLTTGFPLFKMLEHWNGGLRWNPIALEGSFRIPTCPNLEITPIPLRSSAPPYSPHRNDPHPGDNIGLLIEDRNTGGKLFYAPGLGQVSPELLDLMRGADCLLVDGTLWRDDEMRVREVGTKLGSEMGHLQQSGPGGMIEVLDGMPASRKILIHINNTNPILDEDSAERAELDRHRIEVSFDGMSIEL, from the coding sequence ATGTTCATCCAGATCCTCGGTTCGGCTGCTGGCGGCGGCTTTCCACAATGGAACTGTAATTGTGCCAACTGCGCCGGGCTGCGAGCCGGCACGCTGCGTGCCCAAGCGCGCACCCAGTCATCGATCGCCATCAGCGACAACGGCGAAGACTGGATCCTGTGCAACGCCTCGCCGGATATCCGTGCCCAGCTCGAATCGTTTCCCAAGCTGCAACCGGCACGGGCGCCGCGCGATACCGCGATCGGCGCCATCATCCTGCTGGACAGCCAGATCGACCACACCACCGGCTTGCTGACGCTGCGTGAAGGCTGCCCGCACGAAGTCTGGTGTACCGAGATGGTCCACCAGGACCTCACCACCGGGTTCCCATTGTTCAAGATGCTCGAGCACTGGAACGGCGGCCTGCGCTGGAACCCGATCGCGCTGGAAGGCAGCTTCCGTATTCCGACCTGTCCGAATCTCGAGATCACGCCGATTCCGCTGCGCAGCTCGGCGCCACCCTATTCGCCACACCGCAACGACCCGCATCCCGGCGACAATATCGGCCTGCTGATCGAGGACCGCAACACTGGCGGCAAGCTGTTCTACGCGCCCGGCCTCGGCCAGGTCAGCCCCGAGCTGCTGGACCTGATGCGAGGCGCCGACTGCCTGTTGGTCGACGGTACGCTCTGGCGTGACGATGAGATGCGGGTGCGGGAAGTGGGAACCAAGCTGGGTTCCGAGATGGGGCATCTGCAACAGAGCGGGCCTGGCGGCATGATCGAGGTGCTCGACGGCATGCCAGCCAGCCGCAAGATCCTCATCCACATCAACAACACCAATCCGATCCTCGACGAGGATTCCGCCGAGCGTGCCGAGCTCGACAGGCATCGGATCGAGGTGTCGTTCGATGGCATGAGCATCGAGCTCTAG
- the pqqA gene encoding pyrroloquinoline quinone precursor peptide PqqA: MWTKPAFTDLRIGFEVTMYFANR, translated from the coding sequence ATGTGGACCAAACCTGCTTTCACCGACCTGCGCATTGGTTTCGAAGTCACCATGTACTTCGCCAACCGCTGA
- a CDS encoding NADH:flavin oxidoreductase yields MPQLFEPFTLKQLTLRNRTVLAPMTRVSAEPDGTANELMRDYYQAFAEGGFALLITEGTYTDTAYSQGYFNQPGLATEVQRDSWKPLVQAVHEAGAAFVAQLMHGGAQTQGNVHHARHVAPSAVQPGGEQLSFYGGEGPYATPAEMTEQEIQQAIAGFVQAARHARDAGFDGVELHGANGYLLHEFMSAEFNQRTDRWGGDFKARLALPLAVIEAVREAVGAQFLVGMRLSQGMVSASRLKWDGGVEAARVRFATLADAGLDYLHITEYDVGAPAFEEGPTLSAIAKASVSIPVIGNGGVQTREQAQKLLDDGELDLVAVGKAALANHDWPLRAEQGDRMTSFDYDMFSPMATLTNELAWRGMNDRPATRQR; encoded by the coding sequence ATGCCCCAGCTGTTCGAACCCTTCACGCTCAAGCAACTGACCTTGCGCAATCGCACCGTGCTGGCACCGATGACGCGCGTCAGCGCCGAGCCGGACGGGACGGCCAACGAGCTGATGCGCGACTACTACCAGGCGTTCGCCGAAGGCGGTTTCGCCTTGCTGATAACCGAAGGTACCTACACCGATACCGCCTACAGCCAGGGGTACTTCAATCAGCCGGGGCTGGCGACCGAGGTCCAGCGGGACAGCTGGAAACCCCTGGTCCAGGCCGTGCACGAGGCGGGTGCTGCCTTCGTTGCACAGCTCATGCACGGTGGCGCGCAGACCCAGGGCAACGTTCACCATGCCCGCCACGTTGCGCCATCTGCGGTGCAGCCTGGTGGTGAGCAACTGAGCTTCTATGGTGGCGAAGGTCCGTACGCCACGCCCGCCGAGATGACCGAGCAAGAAATCCAGCAGGCCATTGCCGGATTCGTTCAGGCCGCCCGGCACGCGCGTGATGCCGGTTTCGACGGCGTCGAGCTGCACGGCGCCAATGGCTATCTGTTGCACGAGTTCATGAGCGCCGAGTTCAACCAGCGCACCGATCGATGGGGTGGCGATTTCAAGGCTCGGCTGGCGCTGCCGTTGGCGGTGATCGAGGCCGTGCGCGAAGCGGTCGGTGCGCAATTTCTGGTCGGGATGCGGCTGTCCCAGGGCATGGTGTCCGCGAGCCGGCTGAAATGGGACGGCGGGGTAGAGGCGGCCAGGGTTCGCTTCGCCACCCTAGCCGACGCGGGGCTGGATTACTTGCACATCACCGAATACGACGTCGGTGCGCCAGCGTTCGAAGAAGGCCCGACGCTGTCGGCGATTGCCAAGGCCAGTGTGTCGATACCAGTGATCGGCAACGGTGGTGTGCAGACCCGCGAGCAGGCGCAGAAGCTGTTGGACGATGGCGAACTGGACCTCGTCGCGGTGGGCAAGGCCGCGCTGGCCAATCACGATTGGCCGCTACGCGCCGAGCAAGGCGACAGGATGACCTCGTTCGATTACGACATGTTCTCGCCCATGGCCACGCTCACCAACGAACTGGCCTGGCGGGGCATGAACGACCGCCCGGCTACGCGGCAGCGATAG
- the exaC gene encoding acetaldehyde dehydrogenase ExaC: MIYAQPGTEGSVISFKPRYGNFIGGEFVPPVKGEYFVNTSPVNGQVIAEFPRSGAEDVEKALDAAHAAADAWGKTSVQDRALILLKIADRIEANLEKLAIAETWDNGKAVRETLNADVPLAADHFRYFAGCIRAQEGSAAEINEHTAAYHFHEPLGVVGQIIPWNFPLLMAAWKLAPALAAGNCVILKPAEQTPLSIMVFAELIGDLLPAGVLNIVQGFGKEAGQALATSTRIAKIAFTGSTPVGSHIMRCAAENIIPSTVELGGKSPNIFFEDIMNAEPAFIEKAAEGLVLAFFNQGEVCTCPSRALIQESIFEPFMEVVMKKIKAIKRGNPLDTDTMVGAQASEQQFDKILSYMEIAQQEGAQILTGGNAEKLEGSLSTGYYVQPTLIKGHNKMRVFQEEIFGPVVGVATFKDEAEALAIANDTEFGLGAGVWTRDINRAYRMGRGIKAGRVWTNCYHLYPAHAAFGGYKKSGVGRETHKMMLDHYQQTKNLLVSYDINPLGFF, encoded by the coding sequence ATGATCTACGCCCAACCCGGTACGGAAGGCTCCGTCATTTCCTTCAAGCCACGCTATGGCAACTTCATCGGCGGTGAATTCGTCCCGCCGGTCAAGGGTGAGTATTTCGTCAACACCTCGCCGGTCAATGGGCAGGTCATCGCGGAATTCCCGCGCTCCGGCGCCGAAGACGTCGAGAAGGCGCTGGACGCCGCGCATGCTGCCGCTGACGCCTGGGGCAAGACCTCGGTCCAGGATCGCGCGCTGATCCTGCTGAAGATCGCCGACCGCATCGAAGCCAACCTGGAGAAGCTCGCCATCGCCGAGACCTGGGACAACGGCAAGGCCGTGCGCGAAACCCTGAACGCCGACGTGCCGCTGGCAGCCGATCACTTCCGCTACTTCGCTGGCTGCATCCGCGCCCAGGAAGGCAGCGCCGCCGAAATCAACGAACACACCGCGGCCTACCATTTCCATGAGCCGCTGGGTGTGGTCGGTCAGATCATTCCGTGGAACTTTCCGCTGCTGATGGCCGCCTGGAAGCTCGCGCCCGCACTGGCTGCCGGCAACTGCGTGATCCTCAAGCCCGCCGAGCAGACTCCGCTGTCGATCATGGTCTTCGCTGAGCTGATCGGCGACCTGCTGCCAGCCGGCGTGCTGAACATCGTTCAGGGCTTTGGCAAGGAGGCGGGGCAGGCGCTCGCCACCAGCACCCGCATCGCCAAGATCGCCTTTACCGGTTCCACCCCGGTGGGCTCGCACATCATGCGCTGCGCTGCCGAGAACATTATTCCGAGCACCGTCGAGCTGGGCGGCAAGAGCCCTAACATCTTCTTCGAAGACATCATGAATGCCGAGCCGGCGTTCATCGAAAAGGCCGCTGAAGGCCTGGTGCTGGCGTTCTTCAACCAGGGCGAGGTCTGCACCTGCCCGTCGCGTGCACTGATTCAGGAATCGATCTTCGAACCCTTCATGGAAGTGGTGATGAAGAAGATCAAGGCTATCAAGCGCGGCAACCCGCTGGACACCGACACCATGGTCGGCGCACAGGCGTCCGAGCAGCAGTTCGACAAGATCCTTTCGTACATGGAAATCGCTCAGCAGGAAGGTGCGCAGATCCTGACCGGTGGCAACGCCGAGAAGCTTGAAGGCAGCCTGTCGACCGGTTACTACGTGCAGCCGACCCTGATCAAGGGCCACAACAAGATGCGCGTGTTCCAGGAAGAGATCTTCGGGCCGGTGGTCGGGGTGGCCACGTTCAAGGACGAGGCCGAAGCACTGGCGATCGCCAACGACACCGAGTTCGGCCTGGGCGCTGGTGTCTGGACCCGCGATATCAACCGCGCCTACCGCATGGGCCGTGGCATCAAGGCCGGTCGCGTGTGGACCAATTGCTACCACCTGTACCCGGCGCACGCCGCCTTCGGTGGCTACAAGAAGTCCGGGGTCGGCCGCGAGACCCACAAGATGATGCTCGATCACTACCAGCAGACCAAGAACCTGCTGGTCAGCTACGACATCAACCCGCTGGGCTTCTTCTAA
- the pqqA gene encoding pyrroloquinoline quinone precursor peptide PqqA, with product MRRYPMQWIDPDFCDLRLGFEVTAYVYVR from the coding sequence ATGAGGAGATACCCCATGCAATGGATCGATCCTGACTTCTGCGACCTGCGACTGGGCTTCGAAGTCACCGCGTACGTCTACGTACGCTGA
- the pqqD gene encoding pyrroloquinoline quinone biosynthesis peptide chaperone PqqD produces MTIPNTALERCYEIRPPFLFRWEDSQQAHVLLYPEGIVKLNATGGDILRHCDGKTSVAELIDRLSHIYNATDRDAISKGVLNFLEVSHGKGWIRAKA; encoded by the coding sequence ATGACCATCCCGAACACTGCGCTTGAGCGCTGCTACGAGATCCGCCCGCCGTTCCTGTTTCGCTGGGAAGACTCGCAGCAGGCCCACGTGCTGCTCTACCCCGAAGGCATCGTCAAGCTGAACGCCACCGGCGGCGACATCCTCCGGCACTGCGACGGCAAGACCAGCGTGGCCGAGCTGATCGACCGGCTCAGCCACATCTACAACGCAACCGACCGCGACGCCATAAGCAAGGGCGTCCTGAACTTCCTGGAGGTGTCCCATGGCAAGGGGTGGATCCGAGCTAAGGCTTGA
- the pqqE gene encoding pyrroloquinoline quinone biosynthesis protein PqqE, which translates to MARGGSELRLDGSGNPVWLLLELTYQCPLQCAFCSNPRNFGDYRQDELSTAEWIDVMAQARAMGAMQIGFSGGEPTLRKDLETLVAEADRMGYYTNLITSGIGLTEARLHALKDAGLRHIQLGFQSTDRDVARQLAGVDAWERKLGMARLIKSLDFPMVLNVPITRQNIGQIPDIIDFAIELGVEYLELANVQYYNWALLNRDALMPTRADLQRAESQVQQARKRHGDRLTIFFVIPDYYEGRPKACMNGWGAIHVTVAPNGDVLPCSQAANFKHLQFPNVRQQRLAQIWHDSPVFNLYRGDSWMPEPCRSCDEKEKDFGGCRCQALLLTGDGANTDPACNRSPHHQLVRQAVALAEEAARPQGTLIARQASQGVEIETAP; encoded by the coding sequence ATGGCAAGGGGTGGATCCGAGCTAAGGCTTGATGGCAGCGGCAACCCCGTCTGGCTGCTGCTGGAGCTGACCTACCAATGTCCGCTGCAGTGCGCGTTTTGCAGCAACCCGCGCAACTTCGGCGACTACCGCCAAGACGAGCTCAGCACCGCCGAGTGGATCGACGTGATGGCCCAGGCCCGCGCCATGGGCGCCATGCAGATCGGCTTCTCCGGCGGCGAGCCGACCCTGCGCAAAGACCTCGAGACGCTGGTCGCCGAGGCCGATCGCATGGGCTACTACACCAACCTGATCACTTCCGGCATCGGCCTGACCGAAGCTCGGCTGCACGCCCTGAAGGACGCCGGGTTGCGCCACATCCAGCTCGGTTTCCAGTCCACCGACCGCGACGTGGCGCGCCAGCTGGCCGGGGTCGATGCCTGGGAGCGCAAGCTCGGCATGGCACGGCTGATCAAGTCGCTGGACTTTCCCATGGTGCTGAACGTACCGATTACCCGACAGAACATCGGCCAGATCCCGGACATCATCGACTTCGCCATCGAGCTAGGCGTGGAATACCTCGAACTGGCCAATGTGCAGTACTACAACTGGGCGCTGCTCAACCGTGATGCGCTGATGCCGACCCGCGCCGATCTGCAGCGTGCGGAAAGCCAGGTGCAGCAAGCGCGCAAGCGTCACGGCGATCGGCTGACCATTTTCTTCGTCATCCCCGACTATTACGAAGGCCGACCCAAGGCCTGCATGAACGGCTGGGGCGCCATCCACGTCACCGTCGCGCCCAATGGCGACGTGCTGCCCTGCTCCCAGGCGGCCAACTTCAAGCATCTCCAGTTTCCCAACGTGCGCCAGCAGCGTCTGGCGCAGATCTGGCACGATTCGCCGGTGTTCAACCTGTACCGCGGCGATAGCTGGATGCCCGAGCCCTGCCGCAGCTGCGACGAGAAGGAAAAGGACTTCGGTGGTTGCCGCTGCCAGGCCCTGCTGCTGACCGGCGACGGCGCCAACACCGATCCGGCGTGCAACCGGTCGCCGCATCACCAGTTGGTGCGCCAGGCCGTGGCACTGGCCGAAGAGGCCGCCCGCCCGCAGGGCACCCTGATTGCCCGCCAAGCCAGCCAGGGGGTCGAAATTGAAACTGCCCCATGA
- a CDS encoding urate hydroxylase PuuD, giving the protein MQSPILDVLARYAHLLFALVWVGHNYANFIQNPRFVPLHNGIDTATLNRDLEARMKREHGIFRYASLVVWLSGMAMLWHRGWLPDALLLKGPLAVIGLGAWIGTAMLLNLWLVLWPHQKKLLGFVPATLEERVRCSRITFLSSRSNTILSIPLLFLMATGGHGLHLY; this is encoded by the coding sequence ATGCAGTCGCCCATCCTCGACGTGCTGGCCCGCTACGCGCATTTGCTATTCGCGCTGGTCTGGGTTGGCCACAACTACGCCAACTTCATCCAGAATCCGCGCTTCGTGCCGCTGCACAACGGCATCGACACTGCCACGCTGAATCGCGACCTGGAAGCGCGGATGAAGCGCGAGCACGGCATCTTCCGTTACGCCTCATTAGTGGTCTGGCTGTCCGGGATGGCCATGCTCTGGCATCGCGGTTGGCTGCCCGACGCCCTGTTGCTCAAAGGTCCGCTGGCGGTCATCGGCCTCGGCGCCTGGATCGGCACGGCAATGCTGCTCAACCTCTGGCTCGTGCTCTGGCCACACCAGAAGAAGTTGCTCGGCTTCGTCCCGGCGACGCTGGAGGAGCGCGTGCGCTGCTCGCGTATCACCTTCCTGTCGTCGCGCAGCAATACCATCCTGTCGATTCCCCTGCTGTTCCTGATGGCGACTGGCGGCCATGGCTTGCACCTCTACTGA